A stretch of the Deinococcus sp. YIM 134068 genome encodes the following:
- a CDS encoding VOC family protein — MRSPVSSFELPVRDLDRAVAFHGAVFGDGFERVGIDGNEMALFPAVSGTGGISGALVRGESYVPGRRGARLYFAVGSIEETLGRVEAAGGRVLYPRTSIGKSGWVVEFGDSEGSCVALHSRS; from the coding sequence TTGAGGTCCCCCGTCTCCTCCTTCGAGCTTCCTGTCCGGGACCTCGACCGGGCCGTTGCCTTTCACGGGGCAGTGTTCGGCGACGGGTTCGAGCGTGTCGGGATCGATGGGAACGAGATGGCCCTCTTCCCGGCGGTCAGCGGAACGGGCGGCATCAGTGGTGCCCTGGTCAGGGGCGAGAGCTACGTTCCGGGGCGGCGGGGCGCTCGCCTCTATTTCGCGGTCGGGAGCATCGAGGAGACGCTGGGCCGGGTGGAGGCGGCGGGTGGACGGGTTCTCTACCCCCGCACCTCCATCGGCAAGTCAGGCTGGGTCGTGGAGTTCGGGGACAGCGAGGGAAGCTGTGTGGCCCTCCACTCCCGGTCCTGA
- the dusA gene encoding tRNA dihydrouridine(20/20a) synthase DusA, with amino-acid sequence MSAAPLPPHTLSVAPMMDWTDRHCRAFHRTLTRRTLLYTEMVTTGAILHGDRERHLGFGGVEHPLALQLGGSDPAALAECARIAESWGYDEVNLNCGCPSDRVQSGAFGACLMGTPDVVARAVEAMRGATRLPVTVKHRIGIDDLDSYEHLTRFVGTVAAAGCETFIVHARKAWLSGLSPKENREIPPLRYEVVRQLKRDFPHLTVVLNGGILSLEAARDHLTWADGVMIGRAAYQDPFLLAAADRDVFGEDVTPPSRREAIEAFLPYVAGQLEAGQPLNRIMKHTLGLFAGQPGARHWKRTLSERGHLPGVGLDVVREALAGVPDSVLDARAGVGEAQPV; translated from the coding sequence ATGAGCGCCGCCCCCCTGCCTCCCCATACCCTCTCCGTCGCCCCGATGATGGACTGGACGGACCGGCACTGCCGCGCCTTCCACCGCACGCTGACCCGCCGCACCCTCCTCTACACCGAGATGGTGACGACTGGGGCCATCCTCCACGGCGACCGGGAGCGGCACCTGGGTTTCGGCGGGGTCGAGCACCCGCTGGCCCTGCAACTCGGCGGCAGCGATCCGGCGGCCCTGGCCGAGTGCGCCCGCATCGCCGAGAGCTGGGGCTACGACGAGGTGAACCTGAACTGTGGCTGCCCCAGCGACCGGGTGCAGAGCGGCGCGTTCGGTGCCTGCCTGATGGGCACGCCCGACGTGGTGGCCCGCGCGGTGGAGGCGATGCGCGGCGCGACCCGTCTGCCCGTCACCGTCAAGCACCGCATCGGCATTGACGACCTGGACTCCTACGAGCACCTGACCCGCTTTGTCGGCACGGTGGCGGCGGCGGGCTGCGAGACCTTCATCGTCCATGCGCGCAAGGCGTGGCTGAGCGGTCTGTCCCCGAAGGAGAACCGGGAGATTCCACCTCTGCGGTATGAGGTCGTGCGGCAGCTCAAGCGGGACTTCCCACATCTGACGGTCGTGCTCAACGGAGGCATCCTGAGTCTCGAAGCTGCGCGGGACCACCTCACCTGGGCCGACGGCGTGATGATCGGGCGGGCCGCCTATCAGGACCCCTTCCTCCTCGCCGCCGCCGACCGGGACGTATTCGGGGAGGACGTGACGCCGCCGAGCCGCCGGGAGGCCATCGAAGCCTTCCTGCCCTACGTGGCCGGGCAACTGGAGGCGGGTCAGCCCCTCAACCGGATAATGAAGCACACCCTCGGCCTCTTCGCGGGGCAGCCCGGTGCCCGCCACTGGAAGCGGACGCTGAGCGAGCGGGGCCACCTGCCCGGCGTGGGGCTGGACGTGGTGCGCGAGGCGCTGGCGGGCGTGCCGGACAGCGTGCTGGACGCGCGGGCCGGGGTGGGGGAGGCTCAGCCCGTTTGA
- a CDS encoding TCR/Tet family MFS transporter, with amino-acid sequence MTAPPASRRPAALVFILLTVLLDVMGLGLIIPVFPSLVTGLAGSDTTGAQLVGVFTAVYAVMQFVCAPILGALSDRYGRRPVLLASLTGMGLDYLLLAFAPNLWWLLVGRIIAGATGASITVANAYLADVTPPEGRARSFGLLGATFGVGFILGPALGGVLGDIDLRLPFLVAAGLALLNALYGFFVLPESLPPESRGARPGRGVLNPLTPLGALGRYPLVRNLAAAFVLIGLAQQVIFSTWVLFTERVLGWTPTQNGVALAVVGLLSAVVQAGLISVAMRVLGERGAIITGLLFGVVQYVLLGAARSGEMLYASIVLGSLAGIAGPAIQGLISRTVDPTEQGRVQGALTSVQSLVGIVGPLLATGVFAYFTRPGNTWNEPGAAFYMAALFSLLGTVVAGVVLRRAGKNPAPVQVQE; translated from the coding sequence ATGACTGCGCCCCCTGCCTCCCGACGACCCGCCGCGCTGGTATTCATCCTGCTGACCGTGCTGCTGGACGTGATGGGGCTGGGGCTGATCATCCCCGTCTTCCCGTCGCTGGTGACGGGGCTGGCGGGGTCGGACACCACTGGGGCGCAGCTCGTGGGCGTGTTCACCGCCGTCTACGCGGTGATGCAGTTCGTGTGCGCGCCGATTCTGGGTGCTCTCTCGGACCGCTATGGCCGCCGCCCCGTGCTGCTGGCGAGCCTGACCGGGATGGGGCTGGACTACCTGCTCCTCGCCTTCGCGCCGAACCTGTGGTGGCTGCTCGTGGGCCGGATCATCGCGGGGGCGACGGGGGCGAGCATCACCGTGGCGAACGCCTACCTCGCGGACGTGACGCCGCCGGAGGGCCGCGCCCGCTCCTTCGGCCTGCTGGGGGCGACCTTCGGGGTGGGCTTCATCCTCGGCCCGGCGCTGGGGGGGGTGCTGGGGGACATCGACCTGCGGCTGCCCTTCCTTGTGGCGGCGGGACTGGCGCTGCTCAACGCGCTGTACGGCTTCTTCGTGCTGCCCGAGTCGCTGCCGCCGGAGAGCCGGGGGGCGCGTCCGGGCCGGGGGGTTCTCAACCCCCTCACGCCGCTGGGGGCGCTGGGGCGCTATCCGCTCGTGCGGAACCTCGCCGCCGCCTTCGTGCTGATCGGGCTGGCGCAGCAGGTCATCTTCAGCACCTGGGTCCTGTTCACCGAGCGGGTGCTGGGCTGGACGCCGACGCAGAACGGGGTGGCCCTCGCCGTCGTCGGGCTGCTCTCGGCGGTCGTGCAGGCGGGGCTGATCAGCGTGGCGATGCGCGTGTTGGGCGAGCGGGGCGCGATCATCACCGGGCTGCTATTCGGTGTCGTGCAATACGTGCTGCTCGGGGCGGCGCGCTCGGGCGAGATGCTGTACGCCTCCATCGTCCTCGGCTCGCTGGCAGGCATCGCGGGTCCGGCCATCCAGGGCCTGATCAGCCGCACCGTGGACCCCACCGAGCAGGGGCGGGTGCAGGGGGCGCTGACGAGCGTGCAGAGCCTCGTCGGGATCGTCGGGCCGCTCCTCGCCACGGGTGTCTTCGCCTACTTCACCCGGCCCGGCAACACGTGGAACGAGCCGGGCGCGGCCTTCTACATGGCGGCCCTGTTCAGCCTGCTCGGAACCGTGGTGGCGGGCGTGGTGCTGCGGCGGGCGGGAAAGAATCCGGCCCCGGTGCAGGTGCAGGAATGA
- a CDS encoding M20/M25/M40 family metallo-hydrolase, which translates to MSEINQDFLFALLREAGPSGAERRAADVWKREAGAFARVSEDHFGNVYAELGPEGAPAVALMGHLDEIGLMVSHVGDEGLLSVLAVGGWDPQVLVGQRIRLLAPEGDLIGVVGKKAVHLMDPEDRKNASKLEDLWLDVGLSREEAQARIPVGTVGVIDQGPLIVGGRIVGRALDNRVGAFIVLEVLRALAGAELKHRVVAVGTSQEEIGLFGAQVSGHHVNPIAGVAVDLTHETKQPGVSEKKSGVKPFGSGASLSVGARLNPAILRQMIAVAQSEGIPYTLSASPHFTATDGDALSLVRAGVPTAVVSAPARYMHSPNEMVDARDVRACIDLIVAWVKGLEGEPDFRR; encoded by the coding sequence ATGAGTGAAATCAATCAGGATTTTCTCTTCGCCCTGCTCCGTGAGGCGGGACCCAGCGGGGCCGAGCGCCGGGCGGCGGACGTGTGGAAGCGCGAGGCCGGGGCCTTCGCCCGCGTCTCGGAGGACCACTTCGGCAACGTGTACGCCGAACTCGGCCCCGAAGGCGCGCCCGCCGTCGCCCTGATGGGCCACCTCGACGAGATCGGTCTGATGGTGAGCCATGTGGGGGACGAGGGCCTGCTGAGCGTTCTCGCGGTCGGGGGCTGGGACCCCCAGGTTCTCGTGGGCCAGCGCATCCGCCTCCTCGCGCCGGAGGGCGACCTGATCGGCGTGGTGGGCAAAAAGGCCGTTCACCTCATGGACCCCGAGGACCGCAAGAACGCGAGCAAACTGGAGGACCTGTGGCTCGACGTGGGCCTGAGCAGGGAGGAGGCGCAGGCCCGCATCCCCGTGGGCACCGTCGGCGTGATCGACCAGGGACCGCTGATCGTGGGAGGGCGGATCGTGGGCCGCGCGCTCGACAACCGGGTGGGCGCGTTCATCGTGCTGGAGGTGCTGCGGGCGCTCGCCGGGGCGGAGCTGAAGCATAGGGTCGTCGCCGTGGGCACCAGCCAGGAGGAGATCGGCCTCTTCGGGGCACAGGTGAGCGGCCACCACGTCAACCCCATCGCGGGCGTCGCCGTGGACCTGACCCACGAGACCAAGCAGCCCGGCGTGAGTGAGAAGAAGAGTGGCGTGAAGCCTTTTGGCTCGGGGGCTAGTCTGAGTGTCGGTGCCCGCCTAAATCCGGCCATCCTGCGCCAGATGATCGCCGTGGCGCAGTCAGAGGGCATCCCTTACACCCTCAGCGCCAGCCCGCACTTCACGGCCACCGACGGCGACGCCCTCAGCCTCGTGCGGGCGGGCGTGCCGACGGCGGTGGTCAGCGCCCCCGCCCGCTACATGCACTCCCCGAACGAGATGGTGGACGCGCGGGACGTGCGGGCGTGCATCGACCTGATCGTCGCGTGGGTGAAGGGACTGGAGGGGGAGCCGGATTTCAGGCGGTGA
- a CDS encoding DUF2785 domain-containing protein, with amino-acid sequence MTGVDWAEVAANGYAVPEGLHPPDVLDELFGMLGSEDPEVRDTQAYSTLAHWTRAGHFDTVLRELGDEAAYGLSHESVLVRSFSALVLSEAMSRVRLAPLLPGHIVAIWIECWMRWYPNEPDVRSFEEDTGWIHTVAHGADVAREMALLPLMSNDDLRHLMENLTERLRSLPMHLSQMEDDRLALAMLAMLSCEDYEPEDIQEWSETFRQLWTDLEPGLIPPGAALAVRTLHSLHTLLHLGATIDGVTLRPAYPEETLAAVQDALRSVYPYYGDGQTG; translated from the coding sequence ATGACGGGGGTAGATTGGGCGGAGGTGGCGGCGAACGGATACGCGGTGCCGGAGGGCTTGCATCCGCCGGACGTGTTGGACGAGTTGTTTGGAATGCTCGGCAGTGAGGACCCCGAGGTTCGGGACACGCAGGCGTACTCCACGCTGGCACATTGGACGAGGGCGGGGCATTTCGACACCGTTCTGCGGGAACTGGGAGACGAGGCCGCCTACGGCCTGAGTCACGAGAGCGTTCTCGTCCGTTCGTTCTCAGCCCTCGTGTTGAGCGAGGCCATGAGCCGGGTGCGGCTGGCACCCCTCCTTCCCGGTCACATCGTCGCCATTTGGATCGAGTGCTGGATGCGCTGGTATCCGAATGAACCCGATGTTCGGTCCTTCGAGGAGGACACCGGCTGGATTCATACCGTCGCACACGGGGCGGATGTGGCGCGCGAGATGGCGCTCCTTCCCTTGATGAGCAACGACGACCTGCGGCACCTCATGGAAAACCTGACGGAACGCTTGCGCTCTCTGCCCATGCACCTGAGCCAGATGGAGGATGACCGCCTCGCCCTCGCCATGCTCGCCATGTTGTCATGCGAGGACTATGAACCCGAGGATATTCAGGAATGGTCGGAGACTTTCCGACAGCTCTGGACCGACCTTGAACCGGGCCTCATTCCTCCCGGTGCCGCCCTCGCCGTCCGAACCCTCCACAGTCTTCATACCCTGCTCCACCTCGGCGCGACCATAGACGGCGTGACCCTACGTCCAGCCTACCCGGAGGAAACGCTCGCCGCCGTGCAGGACGCCTTGCGAAGCGTGTACCCGTACTACGGAGACGGTCAAACGGGCTGA
- the apaG gene encoding Co2+/Mg2+ efflux protein ApaG — MTGPDSSPDVRVSVEVHHLPAHSTPERRVFAYVIRIENHSDQTWQLLARHWDIVDAGGRETVVDGDGVVGQQPHIAPGGVFVYDSFVTVQDTPGRMGGYYVMQDAWGARARVPIPPFVLEVPGERTLN; from the coding sequence ATGACCGGTCCCGACTCCTCCCCCGACGTGCGCGTGAGCGTGGAAGTCCATCATCTCCCCGCCCACTCCACGCCGGAGCGGCGCGTGTTCGCCTACGTCATCCGCATCGAGAACCACAGCGATCAGACGTGGCAACTCCTCGCCCGCCACTGGGACATCGTGGACGCCGGGGGCCGCGAGACGGTCGTGGACGGCGACGGCGTGGTGGGCCAGCAACCCCACATCGCGCCGGGGGGCGTCTTCGTCTACGACTCCTTCGTGACCGTGCAGGACACGCCGGGCCGGATGGGCGGCTACTACGTCATGCAGGACGCGTGGGGCGCGCGGGCGCGGGTGCCGATTCCGCCCTTCGTGCTGGAGGTGCCGGGGGAGCGGACGCTGAATTAG
- a CDS encoding DinB family protein, translating into MDRSDERGPVRTLPEPAGQWLTLGGLERRLDTVAPQLGELARRVQAEGRWDDCWTNSLNDPPNHLTYGGTLVHVLTHSMHHRAQLIHMLKRLGVPDVIEGDALSWEEAQRTV; encoded by the coding sequence GTGGACCGATCTGATGAACGGGGGCCGGTGCGGACCCTGCCCGAACCCGCCGGGCAGTGGCTCACCCTCGGCGGGCTGGAACGGCGGCTGGATACCGTCGCGCCCCAACTGGGCGAACTGGCCCGCCGGGTGCAGGCCGAGGGACGGTGGGACGATTGCTGGACGAACTCCCTGAACGACCCGCCCAACCACCTTACTTACGGCGGCACCCTCGTCCACGTCCTCACCCACTCCATGCACCACCGGGCGCAGCTCATCCACATGCTCAAGCGGCTGGGCGTGCCGGACGTGATCGAGGGGGACGCGCTGAGCTGGGAGGAGGCGCAGAGAACTGTTTAA
- a CDS encoding glucose-1-phosphate adenylyltransferase family protein, whose protein sequence is MPTRIAGQKVLAIVLAGGKGSRLAPLTTERAKPAVPFLGTYRLIDFTLSNLVNSGVDDVWVIEQYLPHGLNDHLSGGRPWDLDRTRGGLVVLPPFSSPENEEGEFAQGNAHALAQHVPLIREFGPDVVLVLSADHIYKLDHSGVIREHVRRQASVTIVTTEVKPEQATRFGNVRTGEEGRVEEFAYKPDEPLGGTVTAEVFVYDARILLETLEELGRRGNLGDYGEELLPALVARGDAYAHPLEGYWMDVGTLDAYMQTHRDFLDGQGFELDTDDWPFITSSISRPPTRVEGTARLDHSFVCGGAVIAGEVVGSVIGPNAIVEEGAVVQGSIVQPGAVVRAGAKVRHSIVDIGATVERGAEVGEEDGPLTVIGARATVEAGARVGAGLIVEPRATVRAGREGETTRPPEGDDRAGK, encoded by the coding sequence ATGCCGACCCGCATCGCCGGTCAGAAGGTCCTCGCCATCGTCCTCGCCGGGGGAAAGGGCAGCCGCCTCGCGCCGCTGACGACCGAGCGGGCCAAACCCGCCGTGCCCTTCCTGGGCACCTACCGCCTGATCGACTTCACCCTCTCCAACCTCGTGAACAGCGGTGTGGACGACGTGTGGGTGATCGAGCAGTACCTTCCGCACGGCCTGAACGACCACCTCTCGGGCGGGCGGCCCTGGGACCTCGACCGCACGCGCGGCGGTCTCGTCGTGCTGCCGCCCTTCTCCAGCCCGGAGAACGAGGAGGGCGAGTTTGCCCAGGGCAACGCGCACGCCCTCGCCCAGCACGTGCCCCTGATCCGCGAGTTCGGGCCGGACGTGGTGCTCGTCCTGAGCGCCGACCACATCTACAAGCTCGACCACTCGGGCGTGATCCGCGAACACGTGCGGCGGCAGGCGAGCGTGACGATCGTGACGACCGAGGTAAAGCCGGAGCAGGCCACCCGCTTCGGCAACGTCCGGACGGGCGAGGAGGGCCGGGTGGAGGAATTCGCCTACAAGCCCGACGAACCGCTGGGTGGGACCGTCACCGCCGAGGTGTTCGTCTACGACGCCCGCATTCTGCTGGAGACGTTGGAGGAGTTGGGCCGCCGGGGGAACCTGGGCGACTACGGCGAGGAACTGCTGCCCGCCCTCGTCGCGCGGGGCGACGCCTACGCGCACCCGCTGGAGGGCTACTGGATGGATGTGGGCACCCTGGACGCCTACATGCAGACCCACCGCGACTTTCTCGACGGCCAGGGCTTCGAACTGGACACCGACGACTGGCCCTTCATCACCTCGTCCATCTCGCGCCCACCGACCCGCGTGGAGGGCACGGCCCGCCTGGACCACTCGTTCGTCTGCGGCGGTGCCGTCATCGCGGGCGAGGTCGTGGGGAGCGTGATTGGCCCCAACGCCATCGTGGAGGAGGGGGCGGTGGTGCAGGGCAGCATCGTGCAGCCGGGGGCGGTCGTGCGCGCGGGGGCGAAGGTGCGCCACAGCATCGTGGATATCGGGGCCACCGTGGAGAGGGGTGCCGAGGTCGGGGAGGAGGACGGACCCCTCACCGTTATCGGTGCCCGCGCCACCGTGGAGGCCGGGGCGAGGGTCGGTGCCGGGCTGATCGTCGAGCCGCGCGCCACCGTGCGGGCTGGGCGGGAGGGGGAGACCACGCGCCCACCCGAGGGGGATGACAGGGCGGGGAAGTAG
- a CDS encoding alpha/beta fold hydrolase, which produces MTFPVPHTVLFLHAYPLSAAMWQGQRAALEGVGVNVLAPHLPGFGGRRGAMASLADTARDLLAELPEGPLALVGLSMGGYLALELLAQSPGHFTRVVLADTTARPDGEEKRADRHAQAGRVLTEGKDFLIAAAREEHAPATFGHVLPMIEAATPEGIAGALRAMAARPDHRETLRRLDVPLLALVGEEDTLTPPERAQETADLARGERHILPGAGHLSNLDAPDAFNAALLEFLK; this is translated from the coding sequence ATGACCTTCCCAGTCCCCCACACCGTCCTGTTCCTGCACGCCTACCCCCTCTCCGCCGCGATGTGGCAGGGGCAGCGGGCCGCGCTGGAGGGCGTGGGCGTCAACGTCCTCGCCCCGCACCTGCCCGGCTTCGGCGGACGCCGGGGGGCGATGGCCTCGCTGGCGGACACGGCACGCGATCTGCTGGCCGAGTTGCCGGAGGGGCCGCTCGCGCTCGTCGGCCTGAGCATGGGCGGCTACCTCGCGCTGGAACTGCTCGCGCAGTCGCCGGGGCACTTCACACGGGTCGTCCTCGCCGACACGACCGCCCGCCCCGACGGCGAGGAGAAGCGGGCCGACCGCCACGCCCAGGCGGGGCGCGTGCTGACCGAGGGGAAGGACTTCCTCATCGCTGCCGCCCGTGAGGAACACGCTCCCGCCACCTTCGGGCACGTGCTCCCCATGATCGAGGCCGCCACCCCGGAGGGCATCGCCGGTGCCCTGCGCGCAATGGCCGCCCGCCCCGACCACCGGGAGACGCTGCGGCGGCTGGACGTGCCCCTCCTCGCCCTCGTCGGGGAGGAAGATACCCTTACCCCTCCCGAACGGGCGCAGGAGACCGCCGACCTCGCGCGGGGCGAACGGCACATCCTCCCCGGTGCGGGCCACCTCTCCAACCTGGATGCACCGGACGCCTTCAACGCGGCGCTGCTGGAGTTCTTGAAGTAG
- a CDS encoding cupin domain-containing protein, giving the protein MADTTAQKVDSRSSPRGKLGQKYLVSGKSMGMRLWEEQQPGEEDQPHARPYETVGYVISGRAELHIEGSMLLLEPGNSWVVPEGAQHSYKILEPFTAVEATHPPAQVHGRDE; this is encoded by the coding sequence ATGGCAGACACCACCGCGCAGAAAGTGGATTCCCGTTCCTCTCCCAGAGGCAAGCTCGGCCAGAAGTATCTGGTGAGCGGCAAGAGCATGGGCATGCGGCTGTGGGAGGAGCAGCAGCCCGGCGAGGAGGACCAGCCCCACGCCCGCCCCTACGAGACGGTCGGCTACGTCATCTCCGGGCGCGCCGAGCTGCACATCGAAGGCTCGATGCTCCTCCTCGAACCCGGCAACTCGTGGGTGGTCCCCGAGGGCGCGCAGCACAGCTACAAGATTCTGGAACCGTTCACCGCCGTCGAGGCCACCCATCCGCCCGCCCAGGTACATGGCCGCGACGAGTGA
- a CDS encoding sensor histidine kinase, whose protein sequence is MTELPASLPASQPPAPREVPLSNRVRLVRNVLPPLIVLVVAVVEFAISRLPTAQAQVWAHLLFYGLVGPAVTFFSVEWIAEGTRARERAERELRDLYGQLSASHGRLRAVQELMRDLGGAPDMGAVVEVAARGAVRATGATQAVLTVPGGLSSTARGDVPATSLPAPERSSLKVGIPGGGALALQFDTPPGPETEALAQALAAEVATGVEAARQRTLDLMTLYSVDQSIRAERNLRRLLARVTRNMAERARAGARAAYLTDQDGVLRLEYLQDAQGEGMGGGTLAPPFALRVAEAGTPLTATPAEAAEVFAGGVSALGFPMRDEEGLVGVLVLGDVRQGAFADARVPLLALLGAQAALGVRNARAYLYSEELAISDERARIAREIHDGVAQSLAFCALKLDLVARQLHADPDKAEAEVRAATALLREQIREVRRSIFALRPIDLERYGLLETVRRYVEDFGQQNNVRTTLNVTGDIHLAPGDEAVVFRLLQESLNNVAKHARAREVTVTLHGGGHVTLRVQDDGAGFDLAQATGRVSSAGGLGLMQMRERVESRGGKYRVLSEPGHGTLVEAEVPQA, encoded by the coding sequence ATGACGGAGTTGCCCGCCTCCCTGCCCGCGTCACAGCCGCCCGCCCCGCGCGAGGTGCCGCTGTCGAACCGGGTGCGGCTGGTGCGGAACGTGCTGCCGCCCCTCATCGTGCTGGTGGTAGCGGTGGTGGAGTTCGCCATCTCGCGGCTGCCCACCGCGCAGGCGCAGGTGTGGGCGCACCTGCTGTTCTACGGGCTGGTGGGTCCGGCGGTGACGTTCTTCTCCGTGGAGTGGATCGCCGAGGGCACGCGGGCGCGCGAGCGGGCCGAGCGCGAGTTGCGCGACCTGTACGGGCAGCTCAGCGCGTCGCACGGGCGGCTGCGGGCGGTGCAGGAACTCATGCGCGACCTCGGCGGCGCTCCCGACATGGGGGCCGTGGTGGAGGTCGCCGCGCGGGGGGCGGTGCGGGCGACCGGGGCGACCCAGGCCGTCCTCACCGTGCCCGGCGGCCTGAGCAGCACGGCGCGCGGGGACGTGCCCGCCACCTCCCTCCCCGCTCCCGAACGTTCCTCGCTCAAGGTCGGGATTCCGGGCGGCGGGGCGCTGGCGCTGCAATTCGACACGCCGCCCGGCCCGGAGACGGAGGCGCTGGCGCAGGCCCTCGCGGCGGAGGTGGCGACGGGGGTGGAGGCGGCCCGGCAGCGCACGCTCGACCTGATGACCCTGTACTCGGTGGACCAGAGCATCCGCGCCGAGCGCAACCTGCGGCGGCTGCTCGCCCGCGTGACCCGTAATATGGCCGAGCGGGCGCGGGCGGGCGCGCGGGCCGCCTACCTCACCGATCAGGACGGCGTGCTGCGGCTGGAGTACCTTCAGGACGCGCAGGGCGAGGGCATGGGCGGCGGCACCCTCGCGCCCCCCTTCGCCCTGCGCGTGGCCGAGGCCGGCACGCCGCTGACCGCCACACCCGCCGAGGCCGCCGAGGTCTTCGCCGGGGGAGTCAGCGCCCTGGGCTTCCCCATGCGCGACGAGGAGGGGCTGGTGGGCGTCCTCGTCCTCGGCGACGTGCGGCAGGGTGCCTTCGCGGACGCGCGGGTGCCCCTGCTCGCGCTGCTGGGGGCGCAGGCGGCCCTCGGGGTACGCAATGCCCGCGCCTACCTCTACTCCGAGGAACTGGCGATCAGCGACGAACGCGCCCGCATCGCCCGCGAGATTCACGACGGGGTGGCGCAGTCGCTGGCGTTTTGCGCCCTGAAGCTCGACCTCGTGGCCCGGCAACTGCACGCCGACCCCGACAAGGCCGAGGCCGAGGTCCGCGCCGCCACCGCCCTCCTCCGCGAGCAGATTCGGGAGGTCCGGCGCTCCATCTTCGCCCTGCGGCCCATCGACCTCGAACGCTACGGGCTGCTCGAAACCGTGCGGCGCTACGTGGAGGACTTCGGGCAGCAGAACAACGTCCGCACCACCCTGAACGTGACGGGCGACATCCACCTCGCGCCGGGGGACGAGGCGGTCGTCTTCCGCCTCCTGCAAGAGAGCCTGAACAACGTCGCCAAGCACGCCCGCGCCCGCGAAGTGACCGTGACCCTGCACGGCGGCGGGCACGTCACGTTGCGCGTGCAAGACGACGGCGCGGGCTTCGATCTCGCCCAGGCCACGGGCCGCGTGAGCAGCGCCGGGGGCCTCGGCCTGATGCAGATGCGCGAGCGCGTGGAGAGCCGGGGCGGGAAATACCGCGTGCTGAGCGAGCCGGGGCATGGAACGCTGGTGGAGGCGGAGGTACCGCAGGCATAA
- a CDS encoding RNA methyltransferase, which yields MTLAVVLVSPKTPGNIGSAARAMLNMGASELRLVAPRCDHLDSQAVAMAVHAADLLRSARVYPTLREALADRDVSVGTSARLRADLAPPRHPAQVRPLVRAAAAPALVFGPEETGLVNSDLEQCQVTVRVPTGEYASLNLAQAVLLVCYEFLQAQDVAPAGVMEVPASRKTATREEMEAMYGHLQGTMHLIGYTDAVRARHTLRLWRTMLDRALMSSAESRLFRGLLRQVEWKVRDAARRGTVEGRGGDVKAGDAPPEQD from the coding sequence GTGACTCTCGCCGTCGTCCTCGTCTCACCCAAGACGCCCGGCAACATCGGCTCGGCGGCCCGCGCGATGCTGAATATGGGGGCCAGCGAATTGCGGCTCGTCGCGCCGCGCTGCGACCACCTGGACTCCCAGGCCGTGGCGATGGCCGTCCACGCCGCCGACCTGCTGCGTTCTGCACGGGTGTACCCGACATTGCGCGAGGCGCTGGCCGACCGGGACGTGAGCGTGGGCACCTCCGCCCGCCTCCGTGCCGACCTCGCCCCGCCCCGGCATCCCGCCCAGGTGCGGCCCCTCGTGCGCGCCGCCGCCGCCCCCGCGCTCGTTTTCGGGCCGGAGGAGACGGGCCTCGTCAACTCCGACCTGGAGCAGTGTCAGGTGACGGTGCGCGTGCCGACGGGCGAGTACGCGAGCCTGAACCTCGCACAGGCCGTCCTCCTCGTCTGCTACGAGTTCTTGCAGGCGCAGGACGTGGCACCCGCTGGGGTGATGGAAGTGCCTGCGAGCCGCAAGACCGCCACCCGCGAGGAGATGGAGGCGATGTACGGCCACCTCCAGGGGACGATGCACCTGATCGGCTACACGGACGCCGTGCGCGCCCGCCACACGCTGCGGCTGTGGCGCACGATGCTCGACCGCGCGCTGATGAGCAGCGCCGAGAGCCGCCTCTTCCGGGGCCTGCTGCGTCAGGTGGAGTGGAAGGTGCGGGACGCGGCGCGGAGGGGGACGGTGGAGGGGCGGGGTGGAGACGTGAAAGCGGGGGACGCTCCACCCGAGCAGGATTAA